The sequence GGGTCAGGTGGGTGTGCTTCCAGTAGTCGAACTGCTCGCGGCTCATCCAGAACGGCAGCTCCGTACCTTCGGGCAGGACGAACGTCCCCAGCAGGATGTCCGCTCCCCCGGTCTTGAAGTCACCGGCGGGGAAGCACATCGGCGAGGATCCATCACAGCAGCCGCCGGACTGGTGGAACATCAGCGGGCCGTGGACCTGCTGGAGTGAGCCGATCAGGTCCAGTGCGGCCTGGGTCATGCCGACGCGGGACACGGCCTCCCCGTCGATCTCAGGGCGGGCGTCCAGCACCGAGCTGAAATCGACCGTGCCGGTGGAACGATCCGTGGCATCTACTGCAGTGCGGGTGGATTCCGTGGACGGGGACGTCATGGCGCAACCTCCTGGCTGTGGCGGTGCATCCACGGTATCCCTAGTCGTGGCCCACGTCACTACCGGCGGAATGGATGGCCAGGTGAAGCACCAGGTACCCCTCCGGGTCCAGCGGGTCCAACCCCAGCACGGCCGCCAGCCGGGCCATCCGCTTGCGC comes from Citricoccus muralis and encodes:
- a CDS encoding DUF779 domain-containing protein; translated protein: MTQAALDLIGSLQQVHGPLMFHQSGGCCDGSSPMCFPAGDFKTGGADILLGTFVLPEGTELPFWMSREQFDYWKHTHLTLDVVDGRGSGFSVEAPEGKRFLIRSRLMDAR